A single region of the Salipaludibacillus sp. LMS25 genome encodes:
- a CDS encoding YwpF-like family protein, with amino-acid sequence MAMKTFRLCSLTILFDDVPESGDELKGKEIPLVEGLIINKEEAEKNWLLEAVLTSDWKAFFTDYLANGQSFMTEVTITKRTNDPATLVCHVRSVNELEKHISVHLEGVLVVKKEDLSDILIKNLIEEGYEGEALYKEYRQRKKDRGRAIQGILSSAYEEVKEKGYYRMGASDHDTQD; translated from the coding sequence ATGGCTATGAAAACATTTCGGCTATGTTCGTTAACGATTTTATTTGATGATGTACCTGAATCAGGAGATGAGTTAAAAGGGAAAGAGATCCCGTTAGTAGAGGGGTTAATTATTAATAAAGAGGAAGCAGAAAAAAATTGGTTATTAGAAGCTGTCCTTACGTCTGATTGGAAAGCTTTTTTTACAGATTACTTGGCAAATGGGCAGTCTTTTATGACGGAAGTGACGATTACAAAGCGAACGAATGATCCAGCAACTCTCGTTTGCCATGTACGATCTGTCAATGAACTTGAGAAGCATATTAGTGTCCATTTAGAAGGTGTGCTTGTCGTTAAAAAAGAAGATTTGTCAGATATTCTCATTAAAAACTTAATTGAGGAAGGATACGAGGGGGAAGCGCTTTATAAAGAATACCGGCAACGTAAAAAAGATCGTGGACGAGCGATTCAAGGTATTTTAAGTAGTGCTTATGAAGAGGTAAAGGAAAAAGGGTATTACCGAATGGGAGCATCTGATCATGACACGCAGGATTAG
- a CDS encoding peptidylprolyl isomerase, protein MKRVNSVVISLSVSMVILLTACGGNNEENTAENETEGGNYPQVSEMVADNEQEAIIHTNKGEIHVKLFPDAAPLAVENFITLSEENYYDGVIFHRVIENFMIQGGDPDGTGMGGESAFGEAFEDEFDDSLAHFRGALSMANSGPNTNASQFFIVQAGPDLLDEEDLLAANLPEEAVKFYMERGGTPHLDNAHTVFGHVIDGMDVVDDIAAVETEAGDRPVDEVIIETIEIIE, encoded by the coding sequence ATGAAACGAGTAAATAGTGTCGTAATAAGTTTATCAGTAAGCATGGTGATATTATTAACAGCGTGTGGCGGAAATAATGAGGAAAATACAGCGGAGAATGAGACAGAAGGAGGGAATTATCCTCAGGTGAGTGAGATGGTTGCAGATAATGAACAAGAAGCAATCATTCACACAAATAAAGGGGAGATTCATGTTAAGCTTTTTCCGGATGCAGCCCCTCTTGCAGTAGAGAACTTTATCACGTTGAGTGAAGAAAACTATTATGATGGGGTTATCTTTCACCGCGTTATTGAAAATTTTATGATTCAAGGTGGTGATCCAGACGGAACTGGTATGGGAGGAGAAAGTGCTTTTGGTGAAGCATTTGAAGATGAATTTGACGACTCATTGGCCCATTTTAGAGGAGCATTATCAATGGCCAATAGTGGACCTAATACGAATGCAAGTCAGTTTTTTATCGTACAAGCAGGGCCGGATTTATTAGATGAAGAGGATTTGTTAGCAGCAAATTTACCTGAAGAGGCAGTAAAGTTCTACATGGAAAGAGGAGGTACACCTCATTTAGATAATGCTCATACTGTTTTCGGACATGTGATTGATGGGATGGATGTAGTGGATGATATTGCCGCAGTGGAGACTGAGGCGGGAGATCGCCCTGTGGATGAGGTCATTATTGAGACAATTGAGATTATAGAATAG
- the hcp gene encoding hydroxylamine reductase, which produces MFCNQCEQTPTGGCTVMGVCGKDPDLASIQDTIILGLKGVAAYATHARSLGYIDKEVDGITHRALYTTLTNANFNMQENIDMAMEVGRATIRVMDLLDKAHTDRLGIPSPVSISQNNVEGKAIIVTGHDLFALEELLKQSEGKGVNIYTHSEMLPAHGYPHLKKYPHLKGNIGKAWFDQRRLFEKFPGAILATTNCVMPIKGSYADRFFSYHIAGLEGVQKIEANDFTPLIQRALELPDANMFSEETLVTGYHHETVLGLAPEIIDAIKAGKIKRFFVIAGCDSPGKKGNYYRDLATSLPDNTVILTTSCGKFRFNDVDYGTVPGTNIPRYIDLGQCNNSGSTIKIAQALADAFECEVNELPVSIVLSWFEQKAVAILLGLFSLGIQDIRIGPTPPDFISEGVLHHLVETFGLKLISQAEDDIAAMLDN; this is translated from the coding sequence ATGTTTTGTAACCAATGTGAACAAACACCTACTGGAGGCTGTACAGTAATGGGAGTGTGCGGGAAGGACCCGGATTTAGCCAGTATTCAAGACACCATTATTTTAGGGCTAAAGGGAGTTGCAGCCTATGCAACACATGCCCGCTCTCTCGGTTATATTGATAAGGAAGTAGATGGTATCACCCATCGTGCCCTTTATACCACCCTTACAAACGCCAATTTTAACATGCAGGAAAACATTGATATGGCTATGGAAGTTGGACGAGCGACCATTCGAGTCATGGACTTACTCGATAAAGCCCATACTGATCGCCTCGGAATTCCTAGCCCTGTCTCTATTTCACAAAACAATGTGGAAGGTAAAGCGATTATTGTGACTGGACACGACTTATTTGCTCTTGAAGAATTACTTAAACAATCAGAAGGAAAAGGTGTTAATATTTACACCCACTCTGAAATGTTGCCAGCACATGGCTACCCTCATTTAAAAAAATACCCTCATTTAAAAGGGAATATAGGGAAAGCATGGTTTGACCAACGGCGTTTGTTCGAAAAATTCCCTGGGGCTATCCTTGCTACCACGAATTGTGTCATGCCAATTAAAGGATCGTATGCTGACCGCTTTTTCTCCTATCACATAGCAGGTCTTGAAGGTGTACAGAAAATTGAAGCAAACGACTTTACCCCTCTTATTCAACGGGCACTGGAACTCCCAGATGCTAACATGTTTTCTGAAGAAACATTGGTGACAGGCTATCATCATGAAACAGTTTTAGGGCTGGCTCCCGAAATTATTGATGCCATTAAAGCAGGAAAAATCAAACGTTTCTTCGTTATCGCCGGTTGTGATTCTCCAGGGAAAAAAGGGAACTATTATCGAGACTTAGCCACCTCATTACCAGATAACACAGTTATTCTAACGACCTCCTGTGGTAAATTTAGATTTAATGATGTAGACTACGGCACTGTACCAGGCACGAATATTCCTCGGTATATTGACTTAGGACAATGTAATAACTCAGGATCAACTATAAAAATAGCTCAAGCATTGGCAGATGCGTTTGAATGCGAGGTGAACGAACTTCCTGTTAGTATCGTGCTCTCTTGGTTTGAACAAAAAGCTGTGGCCATCTTATTAGGCCTCTTTAGTCTCGGTATCCAAGATATTCGAATCGGACCTACTCCTCCTGATTTTATCTCCGAGGGTGTTCTTCATCATTTAGTCGAAACATTTGGCTTGAAGCTCATCAGTCAGGCAGAAGACGATATAGCAGCCATGTTAGACAATTAA
- a CDS encoding DUF3891 family protein, with amino-acid sequence MITRGEGQDIICIEQNEHALISGQFVHQWRDDLFLRTDLKPRVTYAVTHHDRSWIPLDRKLEYREEEGKVASFKDYPLKRKLRAYEQGVNYFLKEDVYAAYLISRHYASFFEKGEEEEGIPFMEREKKRQKKLFSQLLNKDIQLTKAEAAFHFDLLQLCDNVSLYLCMNRWGATKDEEISWFKDGFFQRLQPLNGEKFQAFWQSETEVKITPFPFCTKRLHIRLPYKKLMKKRLTKATVSEEYKKAPVNYHPIVITP; translated from the coding sequence ATGATTACACGTGGAGAAGGACAGGACATCATCTGCATTGAGCAGAATGAACATGCCTTGATATCCGGCCAGTTTGTTCATCAATGGCGAGATGACTTATTTTTACGTACAGATTTAAAACCGAGAGTGACGTATGCAGTCACACATCACGACCGTAGTTGGATTCCTTTAGACAGAAAACTTGAATATCGTGAGGAAGAGGGAAAGGTGGCGTCTTTTAAGGACTATCCACTTAAACGTAAATTACGAGCTTATGAACAAGGTGTTAATTACTTTTTAAAAGAAGATGTGTATGCTGCTTATTTAATTAGCCGTCATTATGCTAGTTTCTTTGAAAAAGGTGAGGAAGAAGAAGGGATACCCTTTATGGAACGGGAAAAAAAACGGCAGAAGAAGTTGTTCTCTCAACTGCTAAATAAAGATATTCAACTAACAAAGGCAGAGGCGGCATTTCATTTCGATTTGTTGCAACTGTGTGATAATGTCTCACTTTATTTGTGCATGAATCGATGGGGAGCTACTAAAGATGAGGAAATAAGCTGGTTCAAAGATGGCTTTTTCCAAAGGCTCCAACCCTTGAATGGAGAAAAGTTCCAGGCGTTTTGGCAATCTGAAACGGAAGTGAAAATCACACCGTTTCCTTTTTGCACGAAGCGTCTTCATATCCGTCTTCCCTATAAAAAACTAATGAAAAAACGATTAACGAAAGCAACTGTTAGTGAGGAATATAAAAAAGCCCCTGTCAATTATCACCCTATTGTGATCACCCCTTAA
- a CDS encoding HD domain-containing protein, which yields MEVKELILNAENWVKQLFADDTTGHDFYHTDRVRKVARTIAKKEEADADLCELAALLHDAGDEKFHPSEEAGKLLVKNWLEDQQVSIATIGDLLAIIETVSYKGGNNRPPASLEAKVVQDADRLDAIGAIGIARCFMFAGYKGEPMYLPELKPRDTMTNEAYRQERSSAINHFYEKLLKLSALMTTETGKQLARERHHFLETFLYEFFEEWEGRR from the coding sequence ATGGAAGTGAAGGAATTGATTCTTAATGCGGAAAACTGGGTAAAGCAGCTGTTTGCAGATGATACGACCGGACATGACTTTTATCATACAGATAGGGTGAGGAAAGTGGCTAGAACGATTGCTAAAAAAGAAGAGGCCGATGCTGATTTGTGTGAATTAGCAGCATTACTACATGACGCGGGTGATGAGAAATTTCATCCATCAGAAGAAGCAGGGAAGCTTCTCGTAAAGAATTGGTTAGAAGATCAACAGGTTTCCATTGCAACTATTGGGGATTTGCTAGCTATTATCGAAACAGTCTCTTATAAAGGAGGAAATAACAGACCGCCTGCTTCCCTTGAGGCCAAGGTCGTGCAAGATGCTGATCGGCTTGACGCCATAGGTGCTATTGGGATAGCCCGCTGTTTCATGTTTGCAGGGTATAAAGGAGAGCCCATGTACCTCCCTGAACTAAAACCTCGAGACACTATGACAAATGAGGCATACAGACAAGAGAGATCGTCAGCCATTAATCATTTTTATGAAAAGTTATTAAAGCTTTCTGCGCTGATGACAACGGAAACAGGGAAACAGCTGGCGCGTGAAAGACATCACTTTTTAGAAACCTTTCTTTACGAATTTTTTGAAGAATGGGAAGGACGAAGATAG
- a CDS encoding chemotaxis protein: MGENKGILLESGTNELEVIVFEIGQGIFGINVMKVREIIQPLDVTLMPHSHPNVEGIIRLREEVMPVIDLAKALGFSKSETPSHDKLIVTELNKVKVAFHVHSVSRIHRISWEQIEKPNKLSQGLQDLTIGVIKMDENMILLLDYEKVVYDIMPDSAISLNKLEGIETKERSHKQVLVAEDSPILRRLLKDVLEEAGYTRLIFTEDGKQALEYLEGKNGKRVDLLITDIEMPVMDGHHLTRRVKENQTLKSLPVIIFSSLITGDLYHKGERVGADAQISKPEVGELVEHLDRLLEI; encoded by the coding sequence ATGGGAGAAAATAAAGGGATATTACTTGAAAGTGGGACTAATGAACTAGAAGTGATTGTTTTTGAAATAGGTCAAGGGATCTTTGGAATTAATGTCATGAAAGTACGAGAAATTATTCAACCTCTTGATGTCACTTTAATGCCTCATTCCCATCCAAACGTAGAAGGGATTATTCGGTTAAGAGAGGAAGTTATGCCAGTGATTGACTTGGCTAAAGCCCTCGGGTTTTCTAAATCTGAGACGCCTAGCCACGATAAATTAATTGTCACAGAACTAAACAAAGTGAAAGTGGCATTCCACGTCCACTCAGTCTCCCGTATTCATAGAATATCTTGGGAACAAATTGAAAAGCCAAACAAATTAAGTCAAGGGTTACAGGACCTTACGATTGGGGTCATAAAAATGGATGAAAATATGATTTTGTTACTCGATTATGAAAAAGTCGTCTATGACATTATGCCAGATTCAGCCATTTCCTTGAATAAATTAGAAGGAATCGAGACTAAAGAGCGCTCTCATAAGCAAGTGCTCGTTGCGGAAGATTCCCCCATTTTACGACGTCTCTTAAAGGATGTTTTAGAAGAAGCAGGCTATACTCGCTTAATCTTTACTGAAGATGGTAAGCAGGCTCTTGAATATTTAGAAGGTAAAAACGGTAAACGAGTTGATTTGCTTATTACGGATATTGAAATGCCGGTCATGGACGGCCATCATTTAACGAGACGAGTCAAAGAAAATCAAACTTTAAAAAGTTTACCAGTTATTATTTTCTCATCATTAATTACTGGGGATTTATATCATAAAGGGGAGCGGGTTGGGGCTGATGCCCAAATTAGTAAGCCAGAAGTAGGCGAACTCGTAGAGCACCTCGACAGATTATTAGAGATTTAA
- the yhfH gene encoding protein YhfH produces MLMSSTEFFSQLPPKECAKCGEVIDEMHECYTNECLDCKSDIH; encoded by the coding sequence ATGCTCATGTCCAGTACGGAATTTTTCAGCCAATTACCTCCAAAAGAGTGCGCTAAATGTGGTGAGGTAATAGACGAAATGCATGAATGTTATACAAATGAATGTCTTGACTGTAAAAGCGACATTCATTAA
- a CDS encoding amidohydrolase family protein, which yields MKIIDAHIHLSHIHSFHRTAKQFSHLTYSLEGLKKDMKDNHVVAAVGMGLRELEGGEGFPDKDVPTPMGLDMLQGKGQIVYCAGINPYRLSYRELDALEKELLKPEVTGIKIYLGYYPFFAYDRVYEPVYDLAAKYRLPVVFHTGDTYSERGILKYAHPLTIDEVAVTHRQVTFVMAHFGDPWMLDAAEVVYKNANVFADLSGLIVGDSREVSRLAGTPHFFDHLKHGLAFCDNYEKLMFGTDWPLVEMAPYIRFIQSHLPFSTREHVFYKTALQVFPKIKTALRLR from the coding sequence TTGAAAATAATAGATGCTCACATCCATTTATCGCATATCCATTCCTTTCACCGAACGGCTAAACAGTTTTCTCATCTCACCTATTCTTTGGAAGGATTAAAAAAAGACATGAAGGACAATCATGTGGTGGCAGCGGTAGGTATGGGATTGCGAGAATTAGAGGGGGGCGAAGGGTTTCCTGATAAAGACGTGCCTACGCCCATGGGGCTCGATATGCTTCAAGGTAAAGGACAGATTGTTTACTGTGCTGGAATAAATCCTTATCGTCTTAGCTATAGAGAATTAGACGCGTTGGAAAAAGAACTGTTAAAACCGGAAGTGACCGGTATAAAAATTTATTTAGGCTATTACCCGTTTTTTGCCTATGATCGCGTCTATGAGCCTGTGTATGATTTAGCAGCTAAATACCGGCTACCTGTTGTTTTTCATACAGGAGATACATATTCAGAACGAGGAATTTTAAAATATGCTCACCCGTTGACAATTGATGAAGTGGCCGTGACTCATCGGCAAGTCACATTTGTTATGGCTCACTTTGGGGACCCTTGGATGCTCGATGCGGCTGAAGTGGTCTATAAGAATGCTAATGTGTTTGCTGATTTATCCGGTCTAATTGTGGGAGATAGCCGGGAAGTATCGAGACTTGCAGGAACCCCACATTTCTTTGATCATCTAAAACATGGTCTTGCTTTTTGTGACAATTATGAAAAGCTTATGTTTGGAACAGATTGGCCTCTTGTAGAGATGGCGCCTTATATCCGGTTTATTCAATCCCACCTCCCTTTTTCTACTCGTGAGCATGTTTTTTATAAAACGGCTTTACAGGTGTTTCCGAAAATTAAGACAGCTCTTCGGCTACGTTAG
- a CDS encoding peptidoglycan-binding protein has product MMITMGKKQKRLILGSAMATATLLQSTEDSESLTNSTQEDVKLNHLSVLHFTKGDGKLEKSLTTPVKLEVVNSEPTRIVVKNTDMQSVWPANILLTKGASGKKVKTIQSYLGELGYYVSKPDGVFGSKTEEAVRHYQKDHGLKIDGKVGVDTITHLVGTKSTFKNDHYTTESLIDAELPPVYRSTKMNSAPKSNTPDVYINDTSSSHQQSDYLAFGDESHEVKQLQQQLAEAGYYTAEADGVYGSYTQQAVRQLQKDHQLSVDGLAGKEVIHFLKNNLDELKQQTASTKTKSSEKSSDKTNTVSNESSLETTHDVIATAKDLIGIPYEWGGTTTNGFDCSGFLQYVYDKSGISLPRTVAEIWEVTSPVSSPQRGDIVFFETYQKGPSHAGIYLGNDQFIHAGSSSGVSIADLQNPYWQPRYIETRRLTK; this is encoded by the coding sequence ATGATGATTACCATGGGGAAAAAACAGAAGCGTTTAATATTAGGATCAGCTATGGCCACGGCAACGCTTCTTCAGTCCACTGAAGATTCAGAATCTCTTACTAATTCGACTCAAGAAGATGTCAAGCTAAACCATTTATCTGTGCTACATTTTACAAAAGGTGACGGAAAGTTAGAAAAGAGTTTGACGACACCAGTAAAATTAGAAGTTGTGAACTCAGAGCCGACACGCATAGTTGTAAAGAATACTGACATGCAATCAGTCTGGCCAGCAAACATTCTTTTGACTAAAGGTGCCAGCGGGAAAAAGGTAAAAACAATTCAAAGCTATTTGGGAGAACTGGGCTACTATGTTTCAAAGCCTGATGGCGTGTTTGGAAGTAAAACGGAAGAAGCTGTACGTCATTATCAAAAAGATCACGGTCTTAAAATAGATGGTAAAGTAGGCGTCGATACTATCACTCATCTTGTAGGAACAAAATCCACATTCAAAAATGATCATTATACGACTGAGTCCTTAATTGATGCTGAGTTACCCCCTGTTTACCGGTCAACCAAAATGAATAGTGCCCCTAAAAGCAATACCCCTGACGTTTATATAAATGACACCTCGTCTAGTCATCAACAGTCAGATTACTTAGCTTTCGGAGATGAGAGTCATGAGGTTAAACAGCTACAACAACAATTAGCTGAAGCTGGTTATTACACGGCTGAAGCTGATGGCGTATATGGCAGCTATACACAACAAGCAGTACGACAACTTCAGAAAGATCATCAGTTATCTGTCGACGGACTAGCTGGTAAAGAAGTCATTCACTTTCTGAAAAATAACCTCGATGAGTTAAAACAGCAAACCGCTTCAACAAAAACAAAGTCATCAGAAAAGTCATCAGATAAAACGAATACCGTAAGTAACGAGTCCTCATTAGAAACGACACATGATGTTATCGCAACAGCAAAAGATTTGATTGGCATTCCATATGAGTGGGGTGGAACTACAACTAACGGCTTTGATTGCAGTGGATTCCTCCAATATGTTTATGATAAATCAGGTATTAGTCTGCCACGAACCGTAGCAGAAATTTGGGAAGTAACTAGCCCTGTTTCTTCTCCACAGCGAGGTGATATTGTCTTTTTTGAAACTTATCAAAAAGGGCCTTCTCACGCAGGTATTTATCTTGGTAACGATCAATTTATTCATGCTGGATCTTCAAGCGGTGTTTCTATCGCCGATTTACAGAACCCCTATTGGCAACCACGTTACATTGAGACGAGACGACTAACGAAATAA
- a CDS encoding thiamine pyrophosphate-dependent enzyme, with protein MAMTEKTVQDQPKAVQISTFESGNEMAAMAAAQINYHVMGYFPITPSTEVAQYLDMMKAKGLHDIELIAADGEHGSAGICFGAATTGARVFNATSANGFLYMIEQLPVQSGLRFPMVMNLVTRAVSGPLDIRGDHSDLYYGLNTGWVILTARTPQAVYDMNLIALKLSEHKDVRLPVIVAYDGFYTSHQKRKVNLFKDRETVQAFVGEAPKGFPVSIDKEHPVTIGAHMNGDDLMNNHFQQSEALYKAYDVYEEITAEYAELSGRHYDVLDLYKMEDADVALFLLNSAAESSKDVVDRLRAKGIRAGVISPNIIRPFPAEDIRAALTHVKAVLVAERADSFGANGANLTHEVKSALQEDPENHTLVLSRVFGLGGKDFYPDDASAFFDMAIDAANKGVIDKPFDYYGIQPGAPDKKLEQVIEPMTGDTYKTGLISVTENEETNKLKVRIPPLRQLTGKPKRFAPGHGACPGCGIFPGLELFFKGIEGDAVILFHTGCGYVVTSAYPYSSHKQPFLHNLFQNGPATLSGTVEAFFEMKDRGEIEIDDDFTFVMVTGDGGMDIGMGSAIGTALRNHKMIILEYDNEGYMNTGSQMSYSTPLGHMTSTTSIGKKKQGKPFHHKDTAQIMASTNIPYVFTGTEAYPQDLIKKAAKAQWYAQNVGMVYGKILITCPLNWKSADRDGEKIMKAAVESCFFPLYEVERGETTITYDPEAKKKRIELSEWLSYMGKTKHMLKEENKEMLKEFETEVERRWKTLKVKHDTPFI; from the coding sequence ATGGCAATGACAGAAAAAACGGTGCAAGATCAACCAAAAGCAGTTCAAATAAGTACATTTGAATCTGGTAACGAAATGGCAGCTATGGCTGCAGCACAAATTAATTATCATGTTATGGGTTATTTTCCGATTACCCCCTCAACTGAAGTGGCTCAGTATCTTGATATGATGAAAGCAAAAGGATTACACGATATTGAATTGATTGCAGCAGATGGAGAGCACGGTTCAGCAGGGATTTGTTTTGGTGCCGCAACGACGGGAGCCCGCGTTTTCAATGCGACGAGCGCCAATGGGTTTTTATACATGATCGAACAACTGCCCGTCCAATCAGGCTTACGCTTCCCAATGGTTATGAACCTTGTCACGCGAGCTGTCAGCGGTCCCCTTGATATTCGTGGTGACCACTCAGATTTATATTACGGTTTAAACACCGGTTGGGTTATTTTAACTGCCCGTACACCTCAGGCTGTCTACGATATGAATTTGATTGCACTAAAATTATCTGAACATAAGGATGTTCGTCTCCCTGTCATTGTGGCATACGATGGTTTCTATACGTCTCATCAAAAACGAAAAGTAAACTTGTTTAAGGACCGCGAAACGGTGCAAGCGTTTGTAGGTGAGGCGCCTAAAGGGTTCCCAGTTAGTATTGATAAAGAGCATCCTGTTACGATCGGTGCTCACATGAACGGTGATGACTTAATGAACAACCATTTCCAGCAATCTGAAGCACTTTATAAAGCCTATGATGTATATGAAGAGATTACAGCTGAATACGCTGAATTGTCTGGCCGTCACTACGATGTCCTTGATCTGTATAAAATGGAAGACGCTGATGTGGCTCTTTTCTTGTTAAATTCCGCTGCTGAATCATCAAAAGATGTGGTAGACCGATTACGGGCTAAAGGGATTCGAGCAGGCGTCATCAGTCCGAATATTATCCGTCCATTCCCAGCTGAAGACATTCGAGCTGCATTGACACATGTAAAAGCGGTTTTAGTTGCTGAACGAGCTGATTCATTTGGAGCTAACGGAGCTAATTTAACACATGAAGTAAAATCGGCTCTGCAAGAAGATCCAGAAAATCATACACTCGTGTTAAGTCGCGTTTTCGGTTTAGGCGGTAAAGATTTTTATCCGGATGACGCAAGTGCCTTCTTCGACATGGCAATTGACGCAGCTAATAAAGGGGTAATAGATAAACCGTTCGATTACTATGGCATTCAACCCGGTGCACCTGACAAAAAACTTGAGCAAGTCATTGAGCCAATGACTGGTGATACGTATAAAACAGGGTTAATTAGCGTAACAGAGAATGAAGAAACGAACAAACTTAAAGTGAGAATTCCACCTCTACGACAACTTACAGGAAAACCGAAACGTTTTGCACCAGGTCACGGAGCCTGTCCAGGGTGTGGTATTTTCCCTGGCCTTGAACTGTTCTTTAAAGGCATTGAAGGGGATGCCGTCATTCTCTTCCATACTGGTTGCGGCTATGTGGTGACATCAGCTTATCCTTACAGTTCACATAAACAACCATTCCTTCACAATCTGTTTCAGAATGGTCCAGCGACTCTATCGGGGACTGTTGAAGCTTTCTTTGAAATGAAAGATCGCGGTGAAATTGAGATTGATGACGATTTTACCTTTGTTATGGTTACTGGCGACGGGGGTATGGATATCGGGATGGGGTCAGCCATTGGTACGGCTTTGAGAAACCACAAAATGATTATTTTAGAATATGACAATGAAGGTTACATGAATACCGGTTCACAAATGTCTTACTCTACGCCACTCGGTCACATGACAAGTACCACATCCATCGGTAAGAAGAAGCAAGGTAAACCATTCCATCATAAAGATACGGCTCAAATCATGGCATCAACAAATATTCCATATGTTTTTACAGGAACAGAAGCTTATCCGCAAGATTTGATCAAAAAAGCGGCAAAAGCCCAATGGTATGCCCAAAATGTTGGTATGGTTTATGGTAAAATTTTGATCACATGCCCATTGAACTGGAAATCAGCTGATCGCGATGGGGAAAAAATAATGAAAGCTGCAGTAGAATCGTGCTTCTTCCCACTCTATGAAGTGGAAAGAGGAGAAACCACGATCACTTATGACCCTGAAGCGAAGAAAAAACGGATTGAGCTATCTGAATGGCTTAGCTATATGGGTAAAACGAAGCACATGCTTAAAGAAGAAAACAAAGAGATGCTGAAAGAGTTTGAAACTGAAGTAGAGCGTCGGTGGAAAACGTTAAAAGTAAAGCATGACACGCCATTTATTTAA
- a CDS encoding 2-oxoacid:acceptor oxidoreductase family protein codes for MSVLPKKNALGFFEIRLESIGGLGANLAGKMLAEAGVDGLGLNGSNFSSYGSEKKGSPVKSFIRFCDPEVDIRDHSPIEQPHVIGVFHEALYKMVDVVSGLNADGVVLVNTKSNFDTIKQDLNLDYGTLAAVDALKIAYEEKTKVNTAMLGALFRILDFLDAEHMRSVIKRTFEKKYPHLVEPNIRTFNRGYNEVQFKKYDVPEGAVSKEFSRIQPRLGYKTQEMGGIISAQANSIQKDLSGSRIGFLPKYDADSCIHCAACDTVCPDYCFVWEQGEDKRGRPQMFLKGIDYQYCKGCLKCVDACPTEALADFEEIKGFAEANKVSHTFPLVQGGAK; via the coding sequence ATGTCTGTATTACCAAAAAAGAACGCACTTGGATTCTTTGAAATACGCCTTGAATCTATCGGTGGTCTGGGGGCCAACCTCGCTGGAAAAATGCTTGCTGAAGCAGGTGTTGACGGTTTAGGATTGAATGGCTCCAACTTTTCTTCATACGGTTCTGAGAAAAAAGGATCACCGGTTAAATCATTTATTCGATTTTGTGACCCTGAGGTCGATATAAGAGACCATTCGCCAATTGAACAACCACATGTTATTGGTGTCTTTCATGAAGCCCTTTATAAAATGGTTGATGTTGTAAGCGGATTAAATGCTGATGGTGTCGTCTTAGTAAATACTAAAAGCAACTTTGATACGATCAAGCAAGACTTGAATTTAGACTACGGCACGCTCGCCGCAGTTGATGCATTAAAAATTGCTTATGAAGAAAAAACGAAAGTAAATACGGCTATGCTTGGTGCCCTTTTTCGCATTTTAGATTTTTTGGATGCCGAACATATGAGAAGTGTCATAAAAAGAACTTTTGAAAAGAAATATCCTCACCTCGTAGAGCCTAACATTCGAACATTTAATAGAGGGTATAATGAGGTCCAATTTAAAAAGTACGATGTGCCAGAAGGTGCTGTCAGCAAAGAATTTTCGAGAATCCAGCCCCGACTCGGTTATAAAACCCAAGAAATGGGCGGGATTATCTCTGCTCAAGCTAATAGTATCCAAAAAGATTTAAGCGGTTCACGAATCGGTTTCCTACCAAAATATGATGCAGACAGCTGTATCCATTGTGCAGCTTGTGATACGGTCTGTCCCGATTATTGCTTTGTTTGGGAACAGGGAGAGGACAAACGAGGTCGCCCACAAATGTTTTTAAAAGGGATTGATTATCAATATTGTAAGGGCTGTCTTAAATGTGTGGATGCCTGTCCTACAGAGGCATTAGCAGATTTTGAAGAAATAAAAGGCTTTGCTGAAGCGAATAAAGTAAGTCACACTTTTCCACTCGTTCAAGGGGGTGCAAAGTAA